Part of the Bacillota bacterium genome is shown below.
ATGAGGACATTCAGGTATGCCCCATGCAGGGCCGCATCGGCCGCAAGGCAGGCCACGGCCGCATCCGAGAGCGCGCTTTGCGCACCTTCCCTCGCCACCAAGTCAGAGAGGCGCAGCACCTCCACAGCGCCCTTCGCCACCTCCGAAGGCACCCGACACGCCTCCTTGAGAGCTTCTTGGATCGCAGCACTGCGGGACTCCCTCTCTTCATCGGTGGACTTGGGCAGCCGGTAGGCGGCCATCACGGCGTCGAACGCCGCGGCGTCCTCGTCCACGAGCCTCTCGAAGTGGCGCCTGAGGTCGCCCGCGATCTCCACGGCCATGGTCATGTCAGATTCGATAAGATCCATCGCTGCCGTATCCGCCCGGACCCGTTCGGGCCCGGAGGCCATCGCGGCCCGCGGCGCGGGCGCCCGTTCCGGCGACCGGTCGGCCGACGCTCCGGCCGCGAGTTTGCGGAGGCTAAGCGATCCCACCATGCTCACGAGGGCAGCGGCGAGGGCGGCCGCAAGCGCCGAGACGCTCCCTCCGCCAGGTGTCGGCGAGCTTGCCGCGACCTCGTCGATGAAGCCCCTAACAGTGAGGTCCGTGAGCCTCACACGACGCGCCTCCCCTCGCTCACCACGAGCTGTCCGCGCTTTATCACCTTGTCTACGAAGTTCGTCCCGAGCTGGTACGGCAATTTGAGGTACGTGTCCACGTCGGCGACGACGATGTCGGCGATCTTGCCCACCTCGAGGCTGCCCACTTCGCCCGCGCGCCGCACGGCATGCGCGGCGTTGATAGTGCACGAGCATATGATCTCGGCCGGGTGAAGCCTCATGCCGGCGGCAGCCAGGTTCATCACGAACTGCATCGAGAGCGTCGGCGAGGTGCCGGGGTTGAAGTCCGTGGCGAGGGCGACGGCGCATCCCGCGTCGATGAAGGCCCTCGCGTCGGCGTATTTCCCGACCATAAGCGTGAACGACGTGGCGGGAAGCAACGTGGCCACGACGCCAGCCTCCGCCATCCGGCGAATTCCCGCGCGCGACGCGCACAGGAGGTGGTCCGCGCTCACAGCGCCGACCTCCGCGGCAAGCTCCGCGCCTCCCATGGGCGCGATCTCGTCCGCATGCAGCTTGGGAGCAAGCCCGGCGGCCTTCCCCGCCTCGAGAATGCGGCGGGCCTGTTCTATCGAGAAAACCCCCTCCTCGCAGAACACATCGCAGAACTCCGCGAGCCCTTCGG
Proteins encoded:
- a CDS encoding cyclodeaminase/cyclohydrolase family protein — its product is MRLTDLTVRGFIDEVAASSPTPGGGSVSALAAALAAALVSMVGSLSLRKLAAGASADRSPERAPAPRAAMASGPERVRADTAAMDLIESDMTMAVEIAGDLRRHFERLVDEDAAAFDAVMAAYRLPKSTDEERESRSAAIQEALKEACRVPSEVAKGAVEVLRLSDLVAREGAQSALSDAAVACLAADAALHGAYLNVLINLGSIKDQALVAAMREEMAKAVKSGEAIRDQVMARVRKALE